A genomic stretch from Setaria viridis chromosome 1, Setaria_viridis_v4.0, whole genome shotgun sequence includes:
- the LOC117841637 gene encoding protein ORANGE, chloroplastic, with protein sequence MLCSGRMLACSGLGPGRLRPPRAHAERLRPLPPARRWRVAASAAASGGSPDLPSSSSSSPPTPPFGVGEDQAAGSPGFCIIEGPETVQDFAKLDLQEIQDNIRSRRNKIFLHMEEIRRLRIQQRIKNAELGISVDEPDRELPDFPSFIPFLPPLSAANLKVYYATCFTLIAGIMVFGGFLAPILELKLGLGGTSYEDFIRSVHLPMQLSQVDPIVASFSGGAVGVISALMVVEINNVKQQEHKRCKYCLGTGYLACARCSSTGALVLTEPVSTFSDGDQPLSAPRTERCPNCSGAGKVMCPTCLCTGMAMASEHDPRIDPFI encoded by the exons ATGCTCTGCTCCGGCCGCATGCTGGCCTGCAGCGGCCTCGGGCCCGggcggctccggccgccgcgcgcccacGCAGAGCGGCtgcgcccgctgccgcccgcacGCAGGTGGCGCGTGGCGGCCTCCGCAGCCGCGTCCGGTGGCTCCCCCGACctgccgtcgtcctcgtcctcgtcgccgcctacCCCACCGTTCGGTGTCGGGGAAGACCAGGCCGCTGGGTCGCCAGG GTTTTGCATCATTGAGGGGCCTGAGACAGTCCAAGATTTTGCAAAGCTGGATTTGCAGGAGATTCAGGATAACATTAGAAGCCGCCGAAACAAGATTTTCTTGCATATGGAGGAG ATTCGCCGGTTGAGAATACAACAAAGAATAAAAAATGCAGAACTCGGAATTTCAGTTGACGAACCTGATCGGGAGCTTCCTGATTTTCCATCATTCATTCCATTCCTGCCTCCCCTG AGTGCAGCAAATCTAAAGGTCTACTATGCTACGTGTTTCACCCTCATTGCCGGGATAATGGTGTTTGGTGGTTTTCTTGCACCAATC CTGGAACTTAAACTCGGTCTAGGCGGAACATCTTATGAAGACTTCATCCGCAGCGTTCATCTGCCCATGCAGTTGAG TCAGGTAGATCCCATTGTGGCATCGTTCTCAGGTGGAGCAGTTGGAGTTATCTCCGCCCTAATGGTTGTTGAGATAAACAATGTGAAGCAGCAGGAGCATAAACGGTGCAAATATTGTTTAGGAACCG GATACCTGGCCTGTGCCCGCTGTTCAAGCACAGGCGCCCTTGTGCTCACAGAGCCGGTTTCAACGTTCAGTGATGGCGATCAGCCTTTATCCGCTCCAAGGACAGAGAGATGCCCGAATTGCTCAGGTGCGGGAAAG GTGATGTGCCCGACATGCCTCTGCACTGGGATGGCAATGGCAAGCGAGCATGACCCCCGGATCGATCCCTTCATTTGA
- the LOC117844649 gene encoding uncharacterized protein produces MDALMANYASDSDSDGGEPAAAPAGAPEVPEASALLPPPPLDLLQPPNFVDYSAMAQGSRVRSFPHVEGNYAVHVYIPVVIPSDAKKQLALAMKRAASLVPDLYAVDADYALSELCKDEQKLEKVLLSREFHVSLGRPVAVQVHQIDSFVAMLCQKFQSQQRYWMEFNKWEHFVNDDCTRSFLSLEVTRTGLPEISKQILMVDEVYRLHGLPEFYKNPRPHISLVWALGDISSKLKQTIKDIEKYQSSQSSMSSLQKCNVRCKFSRVVCKVGKKVYDICNVAD; encoded by the exons ATGGACGCGCTCATGGCGAACTACGCGTCCGACTCCGACTCtgacggcggcgagccggcggccgcccccgccggggCCCCGGAGGTTCCAGAAGCCTCGGCCTTGCTCCCTCCACCTCCCCTCGACCTCCTCCAGCCCCCCAACTTCGTAG ATTACTCGGCGATGGCGCAGGGGAGTCGTGTCCGGAGTTTCCCACATGTGGAAGGCAACTACGCTGTACATGTCTATATCCCTG TTGTCATACCTTCAGATGCAAAGAAACAGCTAGCCCTTGCTATGAAAAGAGCTGCATCTCTTGTTCCGGATCTTTATGCTGTTGATGCAGACTATGCACTTTCTGAATTGTGCAAGGATGAACAGAAGCTTGAGAAAGTGCTTTTGAGCAGGGAGTTTCATGTAAGCTTAGGAAGACCTGTTGCAGTTCAGGTGCATCAAATTGACTCCTTCGTTGCAATGCTTTGCCAAAAGTTCCAGTCGCAACAACG GTACTGGATGGAGTTCAATAAGTGGGAGCACTTTGTCAATGACGATTGTACGCGGTCATTTCTTTCATTAGAAGTTACAAGAACTGGTTTGCCAGAG ATAAGTAAGCAGATACTTATGGTAGATGAAGTATATCGATTACATGGTCTTCCTGAGTTTTACAAG AATCCACGGCCACATATTTCTTTGGTGTGGGCATTGGGTGATATCAGCAGCAAACTGAAGCAGACAATAAAGGACATTGAAAAATATCAGAGCAGTCAGAGCAGTATGAGCTCATTGCAAAAGTGTAATGTTCGATGCAAGTTCAGTCGTGTAGTCTGTAAAGTAGGTAAGAAGGTGTACGATATCTGTAATGTTGCAGACTGA